The Methanoculleus marisnigri JR1 genome window below encodes:
- a CDS encoding glycosyltransferase has product MKILVSSIIDLKNSVHNSRLHQFLKYLSRDHDISVLSVNDCWKARWDRTAENYNQSFKDLFENIDLFYLTDRQVSPVVQEALSVATVGGTLDKIGISDYDVHFNYNGMVSGYAVGRSTHSRGIPTVYDIADDLPEMVRTSPQIPSFMRSTCGWVGKAILNWSIRTSERVTITTESLCQTYDIPCEKWELLPNGVDIELFSPRPCGHIKEKYGLEDSFVVGHVGVLREWLDLEPLFIAIRELASKSNVKLLIVGGGAGYDKTVEMARDLGIQEHTVFTGTVPYSQVPEYISCMNVGVIPFKQDNVSNNSLPLKLFEYMACGIPVISTHVDAIEKGFGQTVRFVSDVNEYVQGIMELYQDPKLCSRLGAEGSRIVADEYQWAAIAKKLDRILIKAGC; this is encoded by the coding sequence ATGAAAATCCTGGTTTCATCGATCATCGATCTTAAAAACTCTGTCCATAACAGCAGGCTCCACCAGTTTTTGAAGTACCTTTCACGCGATCATGACATTTCCGTCTTAAGTGTAAACGACTGCTGGAAAGCCAGGTGGGACCGGACGGCAGAAAACTACAATCAGAGCTTTAAGGATCTCTTTGAGAACATCGATCTTTTTTACCTAACCGATAGGCAGGTAAGCCCGGTCGTCCAGGAAGCTCTATCGGTTGCAACTGTGGGAGGCACCCTTGATAAGATCGGGATATCGGACTACGATGTGCATTTCAATTACAATGGCATGGTTTCTGGGTATGCAGTTGGAAGATCTACCCACTCCCGCGGAATCCCGACGGTATACGACATCGCTGACGATCTGCCGGAAATGGTCCGGACGTCTCCCCAAATTCCCTCATTTATGAGGTCTACTTGCGGCTGGGTCGGGAAAGCGATCCTGAACTGGAGTATCCGTACTTCAGAGAGAGTCACGATAACAACGGAATCACTCTGCCAAACCTATGACATTCCGTGCGAGAAGTGGGAGCTGCTACCGAACGGAGTTGATATCGAATTATTTTCGCCCCGGCCTTGTGGCCATATCAAAGAGAAATACGGCCTTGAAGATTCATTCGTTGTTGGTCATGTTGGTGTCCTCAGAGAGTGGCTGGATCTGGAGCCGCTTTTCATTGCGATCAGAGAGTTAGCCTCGAAGAGCAATGTCAAGTTACTTATTGTCGGTGGAGGCGCAGGTTATGATAAAACTGTCGAGATGGCAAGAGACCTGGGGATACAGGAACATACTGTCTTCACCGGCACGGTTCCGTACTCTCAGGTACCTGAATACATATCGTGTATGAATGTGGGCGTGATTCCGTTCAAACAGGATAACGTTTCAAACAACTCACTCCCCCTGAAATTGTTTGAATACATGGCGTGCGGCATACCGGTCATTTCCACTCACGTAGATGCTATCGAGAAAGGCTTCGGTCAGACGGTTCGGTTTGTCTCCGATGTCAACGAGTATGTACAGGGGATCATGGAACTGTATCAGGACCCCAAGTTATGTAGCAGGTTGGGAGCAGAGGGTAGCCGCATCGTCGCGGATGAGTATCAGTGGGCCGCCATCGCAAAGAAATTAGATCGTATTTTGATTAAAGCGGGGTGCTAG
- a CDS encoding glycosyltransferase family 2 protein, with protein MSATPVAGGVDTVLEYGDNGGRATFPFGKNAGHASGKQSRKQAGSIRTLVAMPAYNEEAYIAKTVIGAGQYASAVLVVDDGSTDDTVPIAEALGARVVRHETNKGYGGALQSIFAAACDLGAEELVIIDSDGQHNPRDIPRLLAELRKGNDVVIGSRFVEGSAGKIPAYRKVGMKVLDTVTTMAGNNLAITDSQSGFRAYGRKAIEAIRISGEGMSAGSEILIQISDHRLKVAEVPIKVRYDIEGTSSANPISHGVGVLMNIVRLISLRRPLLLFGIPGALFVFIGIIAEIYTFSEYYRTAQFHYIVFTGGFSMLILGLLLATMGVALYSLVQLMQGGGGAVIAPAVGTAVGKGAGKAEQGSSH; from the coding sequence ATGAGTGCCACCCCTGTAGCGGGTGGTGTGGATACGGTCCTCGAATACGGCGATAACGGGGGAAGGGCAACTTTCCCCTTCGGGAAAAACGCAGGCCACGCCTCCGGAAAACAATCCCGGAAACAGGCCGGCAGCATCCGAACCCTCGTCGCCATGCCGGCCTACAACGAGGAGGCGTATATAGCAAAGACCGTCATCGGTGCCGGACAGTATGCCAGTGCCGTCCTCGTTGTCGACGACGGTTCGACGGACGACACCGTCCCGATTGCGGAGGCCCTTGGGGCACGCGTAGTCCGGCACGAGACCAACAAGGGTTACGGGGGGGCGCTCCAGTCGATCTTTGCCGCCGCCTGCGACCTCGGCGCGGAGGAGCTCGTCATCATCGACTCCGATGGCCAGCACAACCCCCGGGACATACCCCGGCTCCTCGCCGAACTCCGAAAGGGGAACGATGTCGTCATCGGCTCCCGGTTCGTCGAGGGCTCTGCAGGCAAGATCCCGGCCTACCGTAAGGTCGGGATGAAGGTCCTCGATACCGTGACCACGATGGCCGGAAACAACCTCGCGATCACCGACTCCCAGAGCGGTTTTCGGGCCTATGGGAGGAAAGCGATCGAGGCGATCCGAATCAGCGGCGAGGGGATGAGCGCGGGCTCGGAGATCCTGATCCAGATCAGCGACCACCGCCTGAAGGTCGCCGAGGTACCGATCAAGGTGCGCTACGACATCGAAGGGACCTCAAGCGCGAACCCGATCTCCCACGGTGTCGGGGTGCTGATGAACATTGTGCGGCTCATCAGTCTCCGCCGACCGCTCCTCCTCTTCGGGATTCCCGGGGCGCTCTTTGTGTTTATCGGGATTATTGCGGAGATCTACACGTTCTCCGAGTACTACCGCACCGCCCAGTTCCACTACATAGTCTTCACCGGCGGGTTCTCCATGCTGATCCTGGGGCTCCTGCTCGCGACGATGGGGGTCGCCCTGTACTCGCTCGTGCAGTTGATGCAGGGGGGCGGGGGAGCAGTAATCGCTCCCGCGGTCGGAACCGCAGTTGGAAAGGGGGCCGGAAAGGCTGAGCAGGGGAGCTCCCACTAG
- a CDS encoding AAA family ATPase — protein MSDENLRERIGTIARTYEDIRQITQQVVVGNATLIEEIFISMISGGHLLIEGVPGTAKTTICKIVARLIDYEFRRVQGAVDIQPADIIGVRVYDRNRSEFVLQRGPIFTNFLMVDEMNRLTPKTQSALLEAMSERQVTIDGTTYLLPDPYFVIATQNPHEAEGTFPLIEAQRDRFMFSTVLTHLDPKDELEVLRRECSGELDWGVYRDRITPILGPAEIKTMAATIREIRVDETVLGYMRDLVLATRAHSDIRLGASSRASIALFRGSTVRAALNGRTYVIPDDARALALPVLRHRILLTREALITGVTPEAVVSEIVESVGVS, from the coding sequence ATGAGTGACGAAAACCTGAGAGAGCGTATCGGAACAATTGCCAGAACTTACGAAGACATCAGACAGATCACCCAGCAGGTGGTGGTCGGGAATGCGACCCTCATCGAGGAGATCTTCATCAGCATGATCAGCGGCGGCCACCTTCTCATCGAAGGTGTTCCGGGAACGGCCAAGACCACCATCTGCAAGATCGTTGCCCGCCTGATAGATTACGAGTTTCGGCGGGTCCAGGGGGCCGTAGACATCCAGCCCGCCGACATCATCGGAGTCCGGGTCTACGACCGGAACAGGAGTGAGTTTGTCCTCCAGAGAGGCCCGATCTTCACGAACTTCCTGATGGTCGACGAGATGAACCGCCTGACCCCCAAGACCCAGAGCGCCCTCCTCGAGGCGATGAGCGAGCGCCAGGTGACGATCGACGGGACGACATACCTGCTCCCCGACCCCTACTTCGTCATCGCCACCCAGAACCCACACGAGGCCGAAGGGACCTTCCCGCTCATCGAGGCGCAGCGCGACCGGTTCATGTTCAGCACCGTCCTCACCCATCTCGACCCGAAGGACGAACTCGAGGTCCTCCGGCGGGAGTGCTCCGGGGAACTGGACTGGGGTGTCTACCGGGACCGGATCACGCCCATCCTCGGCCCCGCAGAGATAAAGACCATGGCCGCGACCATCCGGGAGATCCGGGTCGACGAGACGGTCCTCGGCTACATGCGCGACCTCGTACTCGCCACACGTGCCCACAGCGATATCCGACTCGGTGCGAGTTCCCGTGCGTCCATCGCTCTCTTCCGGGGTTCGACGGTACGTGCGGCCCTGAACGGCCGGACCTACGTCATCCCCGACGACGCCCGGGCTCTGGCCCTCCCGGTCCTCCGGCACCGCATCCTCCTCACCCGCGAGGCGTTGATCACGGGGGTCACGCCGGAGGCGGTCGTCAGCGAGATCGTCGAGAGCGTCGGGGTGTCCTAG
- a CDS encoding glycosyltransferase: protein MKVLQVIPRFNPSLGGGVDVAYNLSKHLALRGHDVTIATTDYLFDADYAATIKEIGVEVIPFEHLFNYCLYIPSPSLKAWCRTHIGEYDVVHLNGARSYQNSVVMSQATKNDVPIVLQAHGSIMRIVERKGIKWLYDQVWGSRLLASASAFIALSQSEADAHRRLGVAGEKVHVLPNGVDLERFKDLPGRGEFRRKYGIEPDAKVVLYLGRLHKSKGIDLLVEAFADLAPRIEDARLVLVGPDGGFESDLQRQITDLGIEEKVRFTGLVPEREKYAAFIDSDVFVTPKFYGFPITFAESCACGLPIVTTNAGDYLDWIDGVAGFSTAYSVTEVSEAMARILSQDVRTSQFRENCRSLVSEKFNWERICADLEVIYARRYSGS, encoded by the coding sequence ATGAAGGTACTGCAGGTCATTCCACGATTCAACCCGAGCCTCGGTGGTGGCGTCGACGTAGCCTACAACCTCTCCAAGCACCTCGCCCTGCGCGGGCACGATGTGACAATTGCGACGACCGACTACCTCTTCGATGCGGACTACGCGGCGACGATCAAGGAGATCGGTGTCGAGGTCATCCCGTTCGAGCACCTCTTCAACTACTGCCTTTACATCCCCTCTCCCAGCCTGAAGGCTTGGTGCAGAACGCATATCGGCGAATACGACGTCGTGCATCTGAACGGGGCGCGCTCTTACCAGAACTCCGTGGTCATGAGCCAGGCCACCAAGAACGACGTTCCTATCGTCCTCCAGGCGCACGGGTCGATCATGCGGATTGTGGAACGGAAGGGGATCAAGTGGCTCTACGACCAGGTGTGGGGGAGCAGGCTGCTTGCGAGCGCTTCGGCCTTCATCGCGCTCTCGCAGAGCGAGGCCGACGCGCACCGGCGGCTCGGGGTTGCCGGGGAGAAGGTTCACGTGCTGCCGAACGGGGTCGACTTGGAGCGGTTCAAGGACTTACCCGGTCGGGGTGAGTTCCGGCGGAAGTACGGGATCGAACCCGATGCGAAGGTCGTCCTTTACCTGGGGCGACTGCATAAGAGCAAGGGGATTGACCTCCTCGTCGAGGCGTTCGCAGATCTGGCGCCGCGTATAGAGGACGCACGGCTTGTGCTCGTTGGGCCCGATGGCGGGTTCGAGTCTGATCTGCAGAGACAGATCACCGACCTGGGTATCGAAGAGAAGGTCCGGTTTACCGGGCTTGTGCCGGAGCGGGAGAAGTATGCGGCGTTCATTGACAGCGACGTCTTCGTGACGCCCAAATTCTACGGGTTTCCGATAACGTTTGCGGAGTCGTGCGCCTGCGGGCTCCCGATCGTCACGACCAATGCGGGAGACTACCTGGATTGGATCGATGGCGTCGCGGGGTTCTCGACGGCGTATTCTGTGACTGAAGTGAGCGAAGCCATGGCACGTATACTGAGCCAAGATGTGCGGACGTCGCAGTTCCGCGAGAATTGCAGGAGCCTCGTGTCCGAGAAGTTCAACTGGGAGAGGATCTGTGCGGATTTAGAGGTCATATATGCCCGCCGGTACTCCGGCTCCTGA
- a CDS encoding carboxypeptidase-like regulatory domain-containing protein, whose protein sequence is MKTWTSHAILAVATVATLLLLAGEATAPVLYTAANISTAAHADPTTIEKRSPGDAAAAVPLMDDLLGETGTLALTIRLKDYESAERDLARYSELSARFDRLVVTLDVSGTDIGEFQRNNRQNLASLETLLNDTRRFDDLQRLEIEVRGDDDQHMAVVYEGEALRQKMREGFAAYADREATMTGIAGHYNINATPYKKSIEDFAVIADAADDWQAGTRVDTKSPLDIAVAPGEGRYGDLLTITGTYTGGLPGASIEIYVDSRIAGNVSLDESGNYIYPYRIDRLLAGPHLAYATAGAVYSDIATFRVHPGDTAITLALAEVNRTAFACTGNLTTGGDRPVAGAPVLLRIDETTLVNTETDRNGTYARDIVLPAGEHTVRAEFHPAGYPLNASESPMETTVVRGEDLSPLPFAAAVGAVLGTGWYLRRRYRATEENPAVEPPDIVVEDEAVKTPPQVEIAGLPPREAATILFCAFRTRLGLPETKTPRDCTRLCPAHAGFFERYERIRYAGEIPSEEELHAMEGETLGSDEGAA, encoded by the coding sequence ATGAAAACCTGGACATCGCATGCCATCCTCGCGGTCGCCACCGTCGCGACCCTTCTCCTCCTCGCGGGAGAAGCGACCGCTCCGGTCCTCTACACTGCGGCAAACATCTCGACCGCTGCCCACGCCGACCCCACAACGATCGAGAAACGATCCCCGGGCGACGCCGCCGCCGCCGTCCCGCTGATGGACGACCTCCTCGGCGAGACCGGAACCCTCGCTCTCACGATCCGGCTCAAGGACTACGAGAGCGCCGAGCGCGACCTCGCCCGCTACAGCGAACTGTCGGCCCGGTTCGACCGGCTTGTCGTCACCCTGGACGTCTCCGGCACCGATATCGGCGAATTCCAGCGGAACAACCGACAGAACCTTGCCTCCCTTGAGACACTCCTCAACGACACCCGGCGGTTCGACGACTTACAAAGGCTTGAGATCGAAGTCCGGGGAGACGACGACCAGCACATGGCCGTCGTCTACGAGGGCGAGGCCCTCCGGCAGAAGATGCGGGAGGGGTTTGCCGCCTACGCGGATCGCGAGGCCACGATGACCGGGATAGCCGGACACTACAACATCAATGCCACCCCGTATAAGAAGAGCATCGAAGACTTCGCGGTGATCGCCGACGCAGCGGACGACTGGCAGGCGGGGACCAGGGTGGATACAAAGTCTCCCCTCGACATCGCGGTCGCCCCGGGCGAGGGGCGCTACGGGGACCTCCTCACGATCACCGGGACTTACACCGGCGGTCTCCCGGGGGCCTCCATCGAGATCTACGTCGATAGCCGGATCGCAGGTAACGTCAGCCTCGACGAGAGCGGTAACTACATCTACCCCTACCGGATCGACCGGCTCCTCGCCGGGCCACACCTCGCCTATGCGACCGCAGGTGCGGTCTACTCAGATATCGCGACGTTCCGGGTCCACCCGGGCGATACCGCCATCACCCTTGCCCTTGCAGAGGTGAACCGGACGGCATTCGCCTGTACCGGGAATCTCACGACCGGGGGAGATCGGCCGGTCGCGGGCGCCCCCGTCCTCCTCCGGATCGACGAGACAACCCTGGTCAACACGGAGACCGATCGAAACGGCACGTATGCCCGGGACATCGTCCTCCCCGCCGGGGAACATACCGTCCGTGCTGAGTTCCACCCTGCAGGATACCCCCTGAACGCCTCCGAAAGCCCGATGGAGACGACCGTCGTCCGTGGAGAAGACCTCTCCCCCCTCCCGTTCGCCGCGGCAGTCGGCGCCGTGCTCGGTACCGGCTGGTACCTCAGGCGCCGGTATCGTGCGACGGAGGAGAATCCTGCCGTGGAGCCGCCTGACATCGTGGTGGAGGACGAGGCCGTCAAGACCCCGCCGCAGGTGGAGATCGCGGGGCTTCCTCCCCGCGAGGCCGCGACCATCCTCTTTTGCGCCTTCCGTACCCGGCTCGGCCTCCCCGAGACGAAGACCCCGCGCGATTGCACCCGACTCTGCCCGGCTCATGCCGGATTCTTCGAGCGCTACGAGCGGATCCGGTACGCGGGAGAGATCCCGTCGGAGGAGGAACTTCACGCGATGGAGGGAGAAACTCTCGGGAGTGATGAAGGTGCGGCGTGA
- the wecB gene encoding non-hydrolyzing UDP-N-acetylglucosamine 2-epimerase gives MIAVVLGTRPEIVKMSPIIRECEARNLDYFILHSGQHYSYEMDWAFFEDLELPEPKYNLDVGSGTQAEQTGKILTGIEKVLMQEKPDIVLVQGDTNTVMAGALAAAKLHIRVGHVEAGLRSFDRTMPEEINRVVADHISDYLFVPTENARRYLLNEGIEENKICRTGNTIVDAVFQNREISKKRANILDTLGLEPREYFLVTSHRQENVDNPENLRNIITGLEAVHREYSLPVIFPMHPRTRKMVEQFGMSLDGVSVMNPIGFLEFLQIESNARLVMTDSGGVQEETCILGVPCVTLRENTERPETIEVGANVLAGTGAGKILTSVGQMLSRTGTWENPFGDGMAGRMIVTICGGLPGMRKVPIKSNTPSCIDQV, from the coding sequence ATGATTGCGGTTGTACTTGGAACCCGACCGGAGATCGTCAAGATGTCCCCGATCATCCGGGAATGCGAAGCACGAAACCTCGACTACTTCATCCTCCACTCCGGGCAGCACTATTCCTATGAGATGGACTGGGCGTTCTTCGAGGATCTCGAACTGCCCGAGCCGAAGTACAACCTCGATGTCGGATCCGGGACTCAGGCCGAACAAACCGGGAAGATCCTGACCGGCATCGAGAAGGTCCTCATGCAGGAGAAGCCCGATATCGTCCTCGTCCAGGGCGACACCAACACTGTCATGGCCGGGGCCCTCGCTGCCGCGAAACTCCACATCCGGGTCGGCCACGTCGAGGCCGGCCTCCGGAGCTTCGACCGGACGATGCCCGAAGAGATCAACCGGGTGGTCGCGGACCACATCTCCGATTACCTCTTCGTCCCCACGGAGAATGCACGACGCTACCTCCTGAACGAGGGGATCGAGGAGAACAAGATCTGCAGGACCGGGAACACTATTGTCGACGCGGTCTTCCAGAACAGGGAGATCTCGAAGAAGAGAGCAAACATCCTCGATACTCTTGGACTGGAGCCCCGTGAGTACTTCCTTGTTACCTCCCACCGGCAGGAGAACGTCGACAATCCCGAAAACCTCCGGAACATCATCACGGGGCTGGAGGCAGTCCACCGGGAGTACTCGCTCCCCGTCATCTTCCCGATGCACCCCCGTACCCGGAAGATGGTCGAGCAGTTCGGAATGTCCCTGGACGGGGTATCCGTTATGAACCCCATCGGTTTCCTCGAATTCCTGCAGATCGAGTCCAACGCCCGCCTCGTCATGACGGACTCCGGCGGCGTCCAGGAGGAGACCTGCATCCTGGGGGTGCCCTGTGTCACCCTCCGGGAGAACACCGAGCGCCCCGAGACGATCGAGGTGGGGGCGAACGTCCTGGCCGGGACGGGGGCCGGTAAGATTCTGACATCTGTCGGGCAGATGCTCTCCCGAACAGGGACCTGGGAGAACCCCTTTGGGGACGGTATGGCGGGCAGGATGATTGTTACGATTTGCGGGGGTTTGCCTGGAATGAGGAAGGTACCGATCAAATCCAATACACCGAGCTGCATCGACCAGGTCTAG
- a CDS encoding polysaccharide pyruvyl transferase family protein, with the protein MTNVLIAGYYGLGNIGDEAILAGMVTSLRKYIDDPHVSVITNNLEETRTLHNVRPVRQSFKKGVLRFIGRTILEGELAAIQREIRNCDIFILGGGSLLQDLRVYYLPALLSLVRLAQRYGKKTVIYGIGAGPIDTHLGRKLCSSILNEADLVTVRDSMSKEVLERCGVRDVIRTADPAFGIEVPDPTVIGTYLTSLNITNGDRYIASTAYNWLHDSDLSRNAVEAAQDLRDRRESLAGIFESIVREHDQRMLLVPTVKVDREGYAAIRDLMPSSEKADVLEYNPHFTAVFAALSRADVLVGMRLHSLILATMMGVPVVPISYCGKVKSYLELVGLEGFYLDVEDLGTETFAGQFCKNFETVWENRALYAAKQRQAAEVLRERTLLNARLVAELIG; encoded by the coding sequence ATGACGAATGTTCTCATAGCGGGCTACTATGGGCTCGGCAATATCGGTGACGAAGCGATACTCGCCGGGATGGTGACCTCGTTGAGGAAGTACATCGACGATCCGCACGTCTCGGTCATAACAAACAACTTGGAGGAGACCCGGACGCTGCACAACGTCAGGCCCGTGCGGCAGTCCTTCAAGAAGGGAGTTCTGAGGTTCATCGGAAGGACGATCCTCGAAGGGGAGCTTGCGGCCATCCAGCGGGAGATCAGAAACTGCGATATATTCATCCTCGGCGGGGGCTCCCTTCTGCAGGACTTAAGGGTCTACTATCTTCCCGCCCTCCTCTCCCTCGTCAGACTGGCGCAGAGATACGGGAAGAAGACGGTTATCTATGGCATCGGTGCAGGCCCCATCGATACCCACCTCGGCCGGAAGTTGTGCAGTTCCATCCTGAACGAGGCCGACCTCGTGACCGTCCGCGACTCGATGTCGAAGGAGGTTCTCGAAAGATGCGGCGTCCGGGACGTCATCCGCACCGCGGACCCGGCGTTCGGGATCGAGGTGCCCGATCCGACGGTGATCGGCACCTATCTCACGTCACTGAACATAACCAACGGCGACCGTTACATCGCGAGTACTGCCTACAACTGGCTGCACGATTCAGATCTCTCCCGGAACGCGGTTGAGGCAGCACAGGATCTTCGGGATCGGAGAGAGAGTTTGGCCGGGATCTTCGAGTCCATTGTCCGCGAACACGATCAGAGGATGCTGCTCGTCCCGACGGTAAAGGTGGACCGCGAAGGCTATGCGGCCATCCGGGACCTCATGCCCTCGTCGGAAAAGGCAGATGTCTTGGAGTACAACCCCCACTTCACCGCGGTCTTCGCGGCGCTGTCCCGTGCCGATGTCCTGGTGGGGATGCGCCTCCACTCGCTGATCCTCGCCACCATGATGGGGGTGCCAGTCGTCCCGATCTCCTACTGCGGTAAGGTGAAGAGTTATCTGGAGTTGGTCGGCCTTGAGGGCTTCTACCTTGATGTCGAGGATCTGGGTACCGAGACCTTTGCTGGACAGTTCTGCAAGAACTTCGAGACGGTCTGGGAGAACAGAGCGCTCTATGCGGCGAAACAACGGCAGGCAGCAGAGGTACTCCGCGAGAGAACTCTCCTCAACGCGAGGCTCGTTGCCGAGTTGATTGGGTAG
- a CDS encoding B12-binding domain-containing radical SAM protein, with protein MKIYMLNPPFVENFVRCGRWQGAAARSGGLDYPKWLAYATGLLETEHAVKLVDAPASQLHTADIINDVKQFQPDLVVVETNFSSLGNDIGVTQKLKEACGATTVMVGPPTARFPEKILGNGGVDILALYEYDFTLLDVARAVGRGLPLKNVHGISYKENGQIAHNPIREYTTSEDLDRIPFVSSVYKRHLNIKDYYLSQTLYPEVQIFTGRGCPFHCTFCSWPENLMGRKYRSRTADNIVDEFEYICQNLPEVKEIFIEDDTYTINKNLVLDVCRKIKERKLDITWSCNARATLDYSTLQEMKSAGCRLLIVGYESGNDEILKTIRKGVGTQQMRAFTRDAKRAKLMIHGDFIIGLPGETNETAEQTLKFIRELKPNILQVAVATPIPGTKFYDWAKENGYLLVDNLEESIDQSGYQKCILSYPDFTKVDIEHYVNRALKEYYLNPSFVPVALSNILRRHGLHELKIMLMSAKVFLEYLGAEKRQAIRSV; from the coding sequence ATGAAAATATACATGCTCAATCCACCGTTCGTTGAAAATTTTGTCCGGTGCGGCAGATGGCAGGGTGCTGCAGCCCGCAGTGGCGGCCTTGATTATCCGAAGTGGCTTGCATATGCAACCGGGTTACTGGAGACGGAGCACGCGGTAAAACTGGTCGATGCACCAGCGAGTCAGTTACACACAGCCGATATTATCAACGATGTGAAGCAGTTTCAGCCTGATCTGGTCGTCGTTGAGACAAACTTTTCCAGCCTTGGAAATGACATCGGCGTTACGCAGAAACTCAAGGAAGCGTGCGGTGCAACGACAGTTATGGTCGGTCCCCCGACAGCACGGTTCCCGGAGAAGATCCTTGGCAATGGGGGGGTAGATATCCTTGCTCTCTATGAATATGATTTTACGTTGCTTGATGTTGCCAGAGCTGTGGGGCGGGGTCTGCCACTAAAGAACGTTCACGGCATCTCGTATAAAGAGAACGGGCAGATCGCTCACAACCCCATCAGAGAGTACACTACTTCCGAGGATCTTGACCGGATACCCTTTGTATCGTCTGTCTATAAGAGGCACCTGAACATCAAGGATTACTATTTGAGCCAGACTCTCTACCCGGAAGTCCAGATCTTCACGGGGAGAGGGTGCCCGTTTCACTGTACGTTCTGTTCTTGGCCTGAGAATTTGATGGGGAGGAAATACCGCTCAAGAACAGCTGACAACATCGTTGACGAGTTCGAATATATCTGTCAGAATCTTCCGGAAGTCAAAGAGATCTTCATCGAGGACGATACGTATACCATAAACAAAAATCTGGTTCTCGATGTTTGCAGGAAAATAAAAGAACGAAAACTAGATATTACCTGGTCCTGCAATGCCCGGGCTACCCTTGATTACTCAACATTGCAAGAGATGAAGAGCGCCGGTTGCAGGCTCTTGATCGTGGGGTATGAGTCTGGGAATGATGAGATCCTGAAGACCATCAGGAAGGGTGTGGGTACCCAGCAGATGAGAGCGTTCACCAGGGATGCAAAGAGAGCCAAGTTGATGATTCATGGTGACTTCATTATCGGCCTTCCCGGTGAGACAAACGAGACCGCAGAGCAGACGCTTAAGTTCATCAGAGAACTAAAGCCAAATATTCTTCAGGTGGCTGTGGCAACCCCGATACCTGGAACGAAGTTCTACGACTGGGCCAAAGAGAATGGGTACCTGCTGGTTGACAACCTTGAGGAGAGTATTGATCAGAGTGGTTACCAGAAATGCATCCTTTCGTATCCTGATTTCACCAAGGTCGATATCGAGCACTACGTCAACAGGGCGCTCAAAGAGTACTATCTAAACCCATCGTTCGTGCCCGTCGCGTTGAGCAACATCTTGCGGAGGCATGGTCTTCACGAATTGAAGATCATGCTCATGTCTGCAAAAGTGTTCCTCGAATACCTCGGTGCAGAGAAGCGCCAGGCGATTCGGAGCGTATGA
- a CDS encoding DUF4350 domain-containing protein, which yields MKVRREVWAVILILLLAGAAAYVHVTTTAEEYSRYNIGWNGTSGFAGEELSDLRDLGQHPEETLLILAPGTEFTADEVGYCRAFLDAGGRIVVADEEGAANRFLTDLGSTMRVRPGNLASLERDHIDPGLFTTRVVGNASLFAGAETVLVNRPAAVEGGDPVLETSVLTWDDADGDGRPGARETFGTMVVCAQEGNLTVLGDPSLFINAMLGENPRFIENLQPALIDGVHSRTGTKNPIINMVIWLQKTPPAAAAIVGLAILPVAYRFGRKEDE from the coding sequence ATGAAGGTGCGGCGTGAGGTTTGGGCGGTCATCCTCATCCTTCTCCTCGCCGGTGCCGCGGCGTACGTCCACGTCACCACCACCGCCGAAGAGTACAGCCGCTACAACATCGGCTGGAACGGCACCTCGGGCTTTGCCGGGGAGGAGCTCTCCGACCTCCGGGACCTCGGGCAGCACCCGGAGGAGACGCTTCTCATCCTCGCGCCTGGGACGGAGTTCACGGCCGACGAGGTGGGGTACTGCCGGGCGTTCCTTGATGCAGGCGGGCGGATTGTCGTTGCTGACGAGGAGGGGGCGGCAAACCGATTCCTCACCGATCTCGGGAGCACGATGAGAGTTCGGCCCGGAAACCTCGCGAGCCTTGAGAGGGATCACATCGACCCGGGCCTCTTCACCACCAGGGTCGTCGGGAACGCAAGTCTCTTTGCCGGGGCCGAGACTGTCCTGGTCAATCGCCCGGCGGCGGTCGAAGGCGGCGACCCGGTCCTCGAGACCTCGGTCCTCACCTGGGACGACGCGGACGGCGACGGCCGACCCGGTGCCCGGGAAACCTTCGGGACCATGGTCGTCTGCGCACAGGAGGGCAACCTCACCGTCCTCGGTGACCCGAGTCTCTTCATCAATGCCATGCTCGGCGAAAACCCGCGGTTCATTGAGAACCTTCAGCCGGCCCTCATCGACGGCGTCCACAGCAGGACCGGCACTAAAAACCCAATCATCAACATGGTCATATGGCTACAGAAGACGCCGCCGGCAGCGGCTGCAATTGTCGGCCTGGCCATCCTGCCGGTTGCCTACCGGTTCGGGAGGAAGGAAGATGAGTGA